One genomic segment of Catalinimonas alkaloidigena includes these proteins:
- a CDS encoding Gfo/Idh/MocA family protein: MQQKKNKNHISRRDYLKKSAIGVAGAFAVPTIVPSTVFGKNAPSNKINIGQIGFGRIARGHDLPETMKYDIARVMAVSDVDSKRKEDGKRFIEGWYEENKGKKNYVDVQMYDDYREMLANSDIDAVIISTPDHWHAQPAIEAALAGKDIYLQKPTSLTIEEGRAMSNIMHRTGQVFQLGSQQRSMNPWPQFKRACELVRNGRIGEVHTIKVGLPGDPGGEEEPQMPIPENLNYDMWLGSTPYEYYTEKRVHPQEDYSRPGWLRCEQFGAGMITGWGVHHIDIAHWGMGTEYSGPVEVEATASFPKSGLWNVHGDFNVTAKYDNGVTMLVSGEYPNGVRFEGSEGWIFVSRGNVAVTSSDPNFGTSEAFAASDRKILESEIGEDEIHLYESPEQHGNWLDCIKSRKATISPAEVAHRSCSACLVSHIAMKVPRKLYWDPVNERFKNDDEANSMLARSQRYPWGYKHTDALRATYAK, encoded by the coding sequence ATGCAACAGAAGAAGAACAAAAATCATATTAGTAGGAGAGACTATCTCAAAAAGTCTGCAATCGGGGTAGCCGGAGCGTTTGCTGTGCCTACCATCGTACCCTCTACCGTATTTGGGAAAAACGCCCCTAGCAATAAAATTAATATTGGGCAGATTGGCTTCGGTAGAATAGCCCGTGGACATGACTTACCGGAGACCATGAAATATGATATAGCCAGAGTGATGGCGGTGAGTGATGTAGACAGCAAGCGCAAAGAAGATGGCAAACGCTTCATAGAGGGCTGGTACGAAGAAAATAAGGGCAAGAAAAACTATGTTGATGTACAGATGTATGACGACTACCGTGAAATGCTTGCCAACTCTGATATTGATGCGGTCATCATCAGTACGCCCGACCACTGGCATGCGCAACCGGCCATTGAAGCGGCGCTTGCCGGCAAAGATATTTATTTGCAAAAACCTACTTCTCTGACCATAGAGGAGGGTAGGGCAATGAGTAATATCATGCACCGCACCGGACAGGTATTTCAGCTGGGTAGCCAGCAGCGTTCTATGAATCCCTGGCCCCAGTTCAAAAGAGCCTGCGAGCTGGTGCGCAACGGCAGGATAGGAGAAGTGCATACCATCAAAGTAGGCCTGCCCGGCGACCCGGGAGGGGAGGAAGAGCCACAAATGCCCATCCCTGAAAATCTGAACTATGACATGTGGCTGGGTTCTACCCCTTATGAGTACTATACTGAGAAGCGGGTACATCCGCAGGAGGACTATTCTCGCCCGGGTTGGCTAAGGTGCGAGCAGTTTGGTGCAGGCATGATCACCGGCTGGGGTGTACACCATATTGATATTGCTCACTGGGGTATGGGGACCGAATATAGCGGTCCGGTAGAAGTAGAAGCTACGGCTAGTTTCCCTAAGTCAGGTTTATGGAATGTGCACGGAGACTTCAATGTAACAGCTAAATATGATAATGGCGTTACCATGCTGGTAAGTGGTGAGTATCCTAATGGTGTTCGTTTTGAAGGCTCTGAAGGCTGGATATTTGTGTCCAGAGGGAATGTGGCGGTTACCTCTTCTGATCCTAACTTTGGCACATCCGAAGCCTTTGCTGCCAGCGATAGAAAAATTCTGGAGTCTGAAATCGGTGAGGATGAAATTCACTTGTACGAAAGCCCGGAGCAACATGGCAACTGGCTGGACTGCATCAAGAGCCGTAAGGCGACCATCTCTCCGGCAGAGGTGGCGCACCGTTCCTGCAGCGCCTGCCTGGTATCACATATCGCTATGAAGGTGCCCCGCAAACTTTACTGGGACCCGGTAAACGAGCGCTTCAAAAACGATGATGAGGCTAACTCTATGCTGGCCCGCTCACAAAGATACCCCTGGGGTTACAAACATACTGATGCGCTGCGAGCCACTTACGCAAAATAA
- a CDS encoding TRAP transporter large permease: MEVFEVLVLVITFVFFIIIGVPIAYCIGLAGIITMLLSIDYLPAVTTFAQRMATGLDSFTLLAIPLFILAGQLMNTGGIATRLIEFAKVIVGRLPGGLAVVNILANMLFGAISGSAGAAASAIGTIMHPRMKKEGYDENFSAAVNISSATTGLVIPPSNILIIYSLASGGVSIAALFLAGYIPGVLTGIALIGFAAAHAYRHNYPTGDKVPLKEGIYKLLAALPSLLLLVIILGGIVAGIFTATEASGVAVIYCLILAFIYREISWSDLPGILIRTSLTTCIVLLMVASSIGLSWVMAYQEIPQNVSAALLQLSDSPFLILLIINIILLFVGVFMDMTPAVLIFTPIFLPVVTQQLGIDPVHFGIILIMNLCVGLCTPPVGTVLFIGCSVANIKIQSVIRPLLPLFIAMIIVLLLVTYIPEISLWLPRQFGF, from the coding sequence ATGGAGGTATTTGAAGTCTTAGTACTGGTCATCACTTTTGTTTTTTTTATCATTATTGGAGTTCCCATCGCCTATTGTATAGGCTTGGCAGGCATCATTACGATGCTGTTATCCATAGACTATCTTCCTGCTGTCACCACTTTTGCCCAGCGGATGGCTACCGGCTTAGATAGTTTTACACTTTTGGCCATTCCCTTATTCATACTGGCTGGTCAGTTGATGAATACCGGAGGAATTGCCACCCGCCTCATAGAGTTTGCCAAAGTAATCGTAGGTCGCTTACCCGGTGGGCTGGCAGTAGTCAATATTCTGGCTAACATGCTTTTTGGAGCAATATCCGGCTCAGCCGGAGCTGCGGCATCCGCTATCGGTACCATCATGCATCCCCGCATGAAGAAGGAGGGGTATGACGAAAATTTCAGTGCGGCAGTCAATATATCATCAGCCACTACCGGTTTGGTCATTCCTCCCAGCAATATTTTGATTATTTATTCGCTGGCGAGTGGTGGTGTCTCTATCGCTGCCTTATTCTTAGCTGGATATATACCCGGAGTTTTGACCGGTATTGCGCTCATTGGCTTCGCAGCGGCGCATGCTTACCGTCATAATTATCCCACCGGCGATAAGGTGCCTTTGAAAGAAGGTATTTACAAATTACTGGCTGCCTTACCTAGTCTACTGCTGCTGGTAATCATCTTGGGGGGTATCGTAGCAGGAATATTTACCGCTACTGAAGCCTCAGGGGTAGCTGTAATTTACTGTCTGATATTGGCTTTTATCTACCGGGAAATCAGTTGGAGTGACTTGCCGGGAATATTGATCAGGACAAGTCTGACCACCTGCATCGTATTATTGATGGTAGCGTCTTCCATTGGCTTATCCTGGGTCATGGCATATCAGGAGATTCCTCAGAATGTGAGTGCGGCATTATTACAGCTTAGTGATAGCCCCTTTTTAATCTTGCTGATCATTAATATTATACTGCTTTTCGTAGGGGTATTTATGGACATGACACCGGCGGTACTGATCTTTACACCCATCTTTTTGCCGGTAGTTACTCAGCAATTGGGCATAGACCCGGTACATTTTGGCATCATACTGATCATGAACCTTTGTGTAGGCTTATGTACCCCGCCGGTAGGCACCGTGCTCTTTATTGGCTGTAGTGTCGCCAACATCAAAATACAATCAGTCATCCGGCCCTTACTTCCCCTCTTTATCGCTATGATCATTGTGCTGCTGCTGGTAACTTATATTCCTGAAATCAGTCTCTGGCTGCCGAGGCAGTTTGGGTTTTAG
- a CDS encoding SDR family oxidoreductase, whose amino-acid sequence MNNLFDVKGKVIVIPGGGGVLGGAMAKTLLEQGAKVAILSLHESSAHKRVEELKAVGDEVLGFACDVTSKESLEEVNQKILQQWGTIDVLINAAGGNMPGATVSPEQTVFDVSVDALKKVLDLNLMGSVLPTLVFAKAMAAQKSGSIINISSMAASHSITRVLGYSIAKAGIDMFTKWMAMEMAMKFGDGIRVNAIAPGFFIGKQNEKLLTNEDGSLTERGQTIVKNTPMQRFGEAEELNGAVLYLCSDASTFVTGTIIPVDGGFSSFSGV is encoded by the coding sequence ATGAATAACCTATTTGACGTAAAAGGAAAAGTCATCGTGATCCCCGGTGGAGGAGGGGTGTTAGGTGGCGCTATGGCAAAAACACTATTAGAACAAGGCGCCAAGGTTGCCATTCTAAGTTTGCACGAATCTTCTGCCCATAAAAGAGTAGAGGAGCTGAAAGCAGTGGGAGACGAGGTATTAGGCTTTGCCTGTGATGTGACTTCCAAAGAAAGTCTGGAAGAGGTAAACCAGAAAATTTTACAGCAATGGGGAACGATAGATGTGCTGATCAATGCCGCCGGAGGGAATATGCCAGGGGCTACAGTCTCTCCTGAGCAGACCGTTTTTGATGTATCCGTTGACGCTCTTAAGAAGGTGCTGGACCTCAACCTGATGGGCTCGGTATTACCTACGCTGGTCTTTGCTAAGGCCATGGCAGCGCAGAAATCAGGCAGTATCATCAATATCTCTTCTATGGCAGCAAGCCACTCTATCACCAGGGTACTGGGCTACTCTATCGCCAAAGCAGGTATTGACATGTTTACCAAGTGGATGGCTATGGAAATGGCGATGAAATTTGGTGATGGCATACGCGTCAATGCGATTGCTCCCGGCTTTTTTATTGGAAAACAGAATGAAAAGCTGTTGACCAATGAAGATGGCTCGTTGACTGAGAGAGGCCAGACCATTGTCAAGAATACACCTATGCAGCGTTTCGGTGAGGCGGAAGAACTCAATGGAGCAGTGCTTTACCTGTGCAGCGATGCTTCTACATTTGTAACCGGCACCATCATTCCGGTAGACGGAGGCTTCAGTTCTTTTAGCGGAGTTTAG
- a CDS encoding LacI family DNA-binding transcriptional regulator translates to MNTRKEITIYDIAKALNISAATVSRGLKDHPAIKKETKKKIVETAQQMGYQHNIFASSLRKKKTNTIGVVVPHLNSYFMSSVIAGIEKVANQAGYNLLISQSLESVQKELTNVTTMYNSRVDGLLVSLSGETQDIEHFDFLFKKGIPLIFFDRIFKSSHCSSIVIDNFQAGHDATHHLLEQGCRRIVHISGSLRSNVYADRHAGYRAALNDYQVAYDPELVIIGIRGGQLGIKAAQQILDMKILPDGIFTANDTAAIACMSELRRAGLRIPQDIAIIGFNDDPISSLIEPLLSSVYYPGYEMGELAASTLIKQLNDKSGNSQRTIVLRHEVVVRESSLKKVTH, encoded by the coding sequence ATGAACACGAGAAAAGAAATTACCATTTATGATATTGCCAAAGCACTGAATATTTCGGCTGCAACGGTCAGCAGAGGCTTAAAAGACCACCCTGCCATCAAAAAAGAAACAAAAAAGAAGATAGTAGAGACGGCCCAACAGATGGGCTATCAGCATAATATTTTTGCTAGTAGCCTGCGCAAAAAGAAGACCAATACTATAGGCGTAGTTGTTCCTCACCTTAACAGCTATTTTATGTCTTCCGTCATAGCTGGTATAGAAAAGGTAGCCAACCAGGCAGGCTACAACCTACTTATCAGCCAATCCCTGGAGTCCGTACAGAAAGAGCTGACCAATGTCACAACCATGTATAACAGCCGTGTGGATGGCTTACTGGTCTCACTCTCGGGAGAAACGCAAGATATTGAACACTTTGACTTTTTATTTAAAAAGGGGATACCGCTCATTTTCTTTGACCGAATATTCAAAAGTTCCCACTGTAGCAGTATCGTTATCGATAACTTCCAGGCTGGCCACGATGCTACCCATCATCTGCTGGAACAGGGCTGCCGAAGAATCGTACACATCAGCGGAAGCCTGAGGTCCAATGTATATGCAGACCGACACGCAGGCTACAGAGCAGCCCTGAATGATTACCAGGTAGCATATGATCCCGAATTGGTTATTATAGGGATCAGAGGTGGACAACTGGGCATCAAGGCCGCTCAGCAGATACTGGATATGAAAATACTGCCCGATGGCATTTTTACTGCTAACGATACTGCCGCCATTGCCTGCATGAGTGAGTTGAGAAGGGCTGGTCTCCGGATACCCCAGGACATTGCTATCATTGGTTTCAATGATGATCCTATATCCAGCCTGATTGAGCCTCTCCTGAGCAGCGTGTATTATCCCGGATATGAAATGGGTGAGCTGGCTGCCAGCACCCTAATCAAACAGCTGAATGATAAATCAGGAAATAGTCAGCGTACCATCGTCTTAAGACATGAAGTGGTGGTGCGGGAATCTTCTCTAAAAAAAGTTACTCATTGA
- a CDS encoding putative oxidoreductase C-terminal domain-containing protein produces MNNLRQPFLALAIPLMLVAGCTGTQETENSSDQTSPMNNFTGVPGEVKLMTLDPGHFHAALVQKFMYDQVDSVVHVYAPEGEDLQMHLQRIEGFNTREEDPTAWEEDVYTGPDFFEKMMEEQPGNVVVLSGNNAKKTEYIKASVEAGLNVLADKPMVIQPSEYPDLKAALETAQEKGVLLYDIMTERYEITTMLQKELAQVAEVFGELEKGTPENPAISKESVHHFFKYVAGSPLIRPAWFFDTEQQGEGIVDVSTHLVDLILWECFPEEVIDTANTQVVSARHWPTKLTPTQFSKVTGLDEYPDYLQKDIEDDSVLSTYSNGEFVFTARGVHGKVSVIWNFEAPEGALDTHFSMMRGNLANLVIRQDEPQNYKPTLYVEPTEAVEDQQDFEQKLKAALETLGDKYPGLSMQKADVGWEIIIPEEYKVGHESHFSQVTQKYLDYLVAGELPEWEVANMIAKYYITMKAYEMSRAEVQ; encoded by the coding sequence ATGAACAACCTACGACAACCTTTCCTTGCCCTTGCCATACCCCTGATGTTAGTGGCCGGATGTACCGGTACCCAGGAAACCGAAAACTCTTCTGACCAAACCAGTCCGATGAATAACTTTACAGGAGTTCCCGGAGAAGTAAAGCTGATGACCCTGGACCCCGGACATTTCCATGCGGCCCTGGTACAGAAATTTATGTACGATCAAGTAGACTCGGTAGTGCATGTATATGCCCCTGAGGGTGAAGACCTGCAAATGCACCTGCAACGTATTGAAGGCTTTAACACCCGGGAGGAAGACCCTACCGCCTGGGAGGAAGATGTATATACTGGGCCGGACTTCTTTGAAAAAATGATGGAAGAGCAGCCCGGCAATGTGGTGGTACTGTCTGGAAACAATGCCAAGAAAACCGAGTACATCAAGGCCTCAGTGGAAGCAGGGCTGAATGTGCTGGCCGACAAGCCCATGGTTATTCAGCCTTCTGAATATCCTGATTTGAAAGCTGCCCTGGAGACAGCTCAGGAAAAAGGCGTACTCCTGTACGATATCATGACTGAGCGATACGAAATCACTACCATGCTACAGAAGGAACTTGCTCAAGTGGCTGAAGTATTTGGTGAGCTGGAAAAAGGAACACCTGAAAACCCGGCCATCTCCAAAGAAAGCGTGCATCACTTTTTCAAGTATGTGGCCGGTAGCCCGCTTATTCGTCCGGCCTGGTTCTTTGACACCGAGCAGCAGGGGGAAGGAATAGTAGATGTATCCACCCACCTGGTAGACCTGATCCTCTGGGAATGTTTTCCTGAAGAGGTGATAGATACTGCCAATACCCAGGTCGTCAGTGCCCGCCACTGGCCCACGAAGCTTACGCCTACCCAATTTAGCAAGGTAACTGGCCTGGATGAATATCCCGATTACCTGCAAAAAGACATTGAAGATGATTCAGTCTTGAGCACATATTCTAATGGGGAGTTTGTCTTTACTGCTCGCGGTGTGCACGGTAAGGTATCCGTAATATGGAATTTTGAAGCGCCTGAAGGTGCGCTGGACACCCATTTCTCCATGATGCGGGGGAATTTAGCTAATCTGGTCATACGGCAGGATGAGCCGCAAAATTACAAACCTACTTTGTACGTGGAGCCGACCGAAGCTGTTGAAGACCAGCAGGACTTTGAGCAGAAATTGAAAGCTGCATTGGAAACACTTGGTGATAAATATCCGGGACTGAGCATGCAAAAAGCTGATGTAGGTTGGGAGATTATCATTCCTGAAGAATATAAAGTAGGGCATGAGTCGCACTTTTCTCAGGTGACACAAAAGTACCTGGACTATCTGGTAGCAGGTGAACTTCCGGAATGGGAGGTAGCCAATATGATTGCCAAGTACTACATCACCATGAAGGCTTATGAGATGAGCCGGGCGGAGGTGCAGTAA
- a CDS encoding ThuA domain-containing protein: MLLVTKAAFRIFLFIVLCCMGIHTWLHAQSLPEVNMLVEAGKYQRQNTPVSASLKNLPLHLAEYNLQLVEITNGQEKPVPSQLETGYRPQLHWILRGETPPGGSRTFKLKFISKNSGESEIGAKVTAEDRGEAIQLKVGDSEVLAYQYALRPEPEGASPLYRRGGYIHPLKSPQGGVLTRVQPPDHYHHYGIWNPWTHTEYKGEEVDFWNIYKGQGTVQVKGVPIVTEGDVYGKVTALHEHVVLDTLNAENNEVALNEEWDIRVWNTEPEAEVFLVDFVSSLNAPNSPLTIKEYRYQGFGFRANAQWDDQTATLVTSEGYDKSDGNGTRARWCFIDGPTDVGQAGVLFMTSPVNYNYPEQLRIWPTGANEGKENVFFNFNPAQDRDWTLQPGKEYSLKYRMMVYDGEIDSATAERYWHDFANPPKVKVSVLPSLEGKKVLVYTKNGEGFVHDNIAASVEALRKLGKENGFEVVASEDPALFTEEDLQQYDAMIFSNTNNDVFDTEAQEKAFQEYIRSGGGFVGIHSASGSERDWPWFAQMLGGRFLRHPKRQDFDVFVLDKNHPSTSFLPDVWKVEMDECYYQKHLNPSNHVLLAADLTTVEDEKRGEYPDIIFGDQFPLAWYHEFEGGRQWYTALGHRIEHYSDPTFMRHILGGIQWVVGEE; encoded by the coding sequence ATGCTTCTTGTCACAAAAGCTGCATTCCGAATTTTCCTTTTCATTGTTTTGTGCTGTATGGGCATACATACCTGGCTTCATGCACAATCGCTCCCCGAGGTCAATATGCTAGTTGAAGCAGGAAAATACCAGCGCCAAAATACTCCTGTTTCTGCTTCTCTCAAAAATTTGCCTTTACATCTGGCAGAGTATAATCTGCAATTGGTAGAAATTACCAATGGACAGGAAAAGCCGGTGCCTTCTCAACTGGAAACCGGCTACCGCCCTCAGCTACACTGGATACTAAGAGGAGAAACGCCGCCCGGAGGCAGCAGAACTTTCAAGCTCAAATTTATTTCCAAAAACAGTGGTGAAAGTGAAATTGGTGCTAAAGTCACTGCTGAAGATAGGGGCGAGGCGATACAATTGAAGGTAGGTGATAGCGAAGTGCTGGCTTATCAGTATGCACTAAGACCTGAGCCGGAAGGGGCTTCGCCTCTCTACCGTCGGGGGGGATACATTCACCCGCTAAAATCTCCCCAAGGTGGAGTCCTCACCCGCGTGCAGCCGCCTGACCATTACCATCATTACGGCATCTGGAATCCCTGGACGCATACCGAATACAAAGGCGAAGAAGTAGATTTCTGGAATATCTACAAAGGCCAGGGTACAGTACAGGTGAAAGGTGTGCCTATCGTCACGGAAGGCGATGTATATGGAAAAGTAACTGCGCTACACGAACATGTGGTCTTGGATACCCTCAATGCTGAAAATAATGAAGTAGCCCTGAATGAAGAGTGGGACATCAGGGTGTGGAACACTGAGCCGGAAGCTGAAGTATTTCTGGTGGATTTTGTTTCCAGCCTGAATGCTCCTAATAGCCCGCTCACCATCAAAGAGTATCGCTATCAGGGATTTGGCTTCCGCGCCAATGCGCAATGGGATGATCAAACGGCTACGCTGGTCACCTCCGAAGGCTATGATAAGTCCGATGGTAACGGGACACGTGCCCGTTGGTGCTTTATTGATGGGCCTACCGATGTAGGTCAGGCAGGGGTGCTGTTCATGACGTCTCCGGTCAACTATAATTATCCTGAGCAGTTGCGTATCTGGCCGACAGGTGCCAATGAAGGAAAAGAAAATGTATTCTTCAACTTCAATCCTGCCCAGGACAGAGACTGGACACTGCAACCCGGCAAAGAATACAGCCTGAAGTACCGCATGATGGTTTATGATGGTGAAATTGACAGTGCTACTGCCGAACGCTATTGGCATGATTTTGCCAACCCGCCCAAAGTTAAGGTAAGTGTGCTGCCTTCGCTGGAAGGGAAGAAAGTACTGGTCTACACCAAAAACGGTGAAGGCTTTGTGCATGACAACATAGCTGCCAGTGTTGAAGCCCTCAGGAAACTAGGTAAAGAAAACGGGTTTGAAGTGGTAGCTTCTGAGGATCCCGCCCTCTTTACCGAAGAAGATTTACAGCAGTACGATGCGATGATCTTTTCCAATACCAATAATGATGTTTTTGATACAGAAGCACAGGAGAAAGCTTTTCAGGAATATATCCGTTCCGGGGGGGGCTTTGTAGGCATACATTCTGCCAGCGGTTCGGAGCGTGACTGGCCCTGGTTTGCCCAGATGCTGGGTGGCAGGTTTTTGCGTCATCCAAAACGTCAGGATTTTGATGTATTTGTGCTGGACAAAAACCATCCTTCTACCTCCTTCCTGCCGGATGTGTGGAAGGTGGAAATGGACGAATGTTACTACCAAAAGCATCTGAACCCTAGCAATCACGTGCTGCTGGCCGCCGACCTGACTACCGTAGAAGATGAAAAGAGAGGGGAGTACCCTGATATCATTTTTGGAGATCAGTTTCCGCTCGCCTGGTACCATGAGTTTGAAGGTGGACGCCAGTGGTATACTGCTTTAGGGCACCGGATTGAACACTACTCCGACCCTACCTTTATGCGTCATATTCTGGGAGGTATCCAGTGGGTAGTAGGTGAAGAATAG
- a CDS encoding TRAP transporter small permease: protein MRLRHLIDQTVRWLLIVLMTVIVLDVSLQVVSRYLFQSPLGFTDELAGYLLIWVGLLGSAYATGEKQHLAIDLISGSLSPKSKKYIDLLINFFVITFALGVLGVGGVWLVYTSFIFGQVSASLQLSLGYVYLVVPVSGLLIAYYSIDNTYNELHTATQ, encoded by the coding sequence ATGAGATTAAGACACTTAATAGATCAAACAGTAAGATGGTTACTAATTGTATTAATGACGGTGATTGTGTTGGATGTAAGCTTGCAAGTAGTGAGCCGCTACCTTTTTCAGTCTCCGCTCGGCTTCACTGATGAACTGGCAGGCTATTTACTGATTTGGGTCGGGCTCTTAGGCTCTGCTTATGCCACCGGAGAAAAACAACACCTCGCCATTGACCTCATCTCAGGAAGTCTGTCACCAAAAAGTAAAAAGTATATAGACCTGCTAATCAATTTTTTCGTCATCACTTTTGCTTTAGGCGTGTTGGGTGTGGGTGGAGTATGGTTGGTATATACCAGCTTTATCTTCGGACAGGTATCCGCTTCTCTGCAACTTTCTCTGGGTTATGTCTACCTCGTCGTCCCTGTTTCCGGACTGCTCATCGCCTATTATTCAATTGATAATACATACAACGAACTACATACAGCAACGCAATAA
- a CDS encoding LacI family DNA-binding transcriptional regulator, whose translation MKKNNKEVTIYDIARELEVSPATVSRALQDHHSIGKKTTKAVKKLAQKLGYHPNTVASSLRRNRTNTIGVIVPMIHRPFIASLISGIEETVSKKGYNVIISQTYDVYEKEVINARTLYSSRVAGLIFSLSMETSNYEHFHSFLHKNIPLVSIDRIAEEIDTDRVIIDNYAAGFKATEHLISMGCTRIAHFGGAQHRNIYDGRQRGYIDALKSHNLPIDEDLIVHNKLSMEEGQKSTEHLLGLAEPPDGIFSANDSAAVGAIQYAKAKGIRIPQELSIVGFNDDPISSIIEPSLTTISHPAFDMGKIAAQQVLKNREHTDIVQSQTIVLKTELIQRASSLKNGAAVKK comes from the coding sequence ATGAAGAAAAACAACAAAGAAGTAACCATATACGATATAGCCAGAGAACTTGAGGTTTCTCCCGCTACTGTGTCCAGAGCCCTTCAGGATCATCACAGCATAGGTAAAAAGACCACAAAGGCAGTCAAAAAACTTGCCCAAAAGCTGGGTTATCATCCTAATACAGTAGCATCCAGTCTCAGAAGGAACAGAACCAACACTATCGGGGTGATTGTACCGATGATACACCGCCCCTTCATCGCTTCGCTGATCAGTGGAATTGAGGAGACTGTCAGTAAAAAAGGGTATAATGTGATCATCTCCCAGACTTACGATGTCTATGAAAAAGAAGTAATCAATGCCCGGACACTTTACTCCAGCCGGGTTGCCGGTCTGATCTTTTCTCTCTCTATGGAAACCAGCAATTACGAACATTTCCACTCTTTTTTACATAAGAATATTCCTCTTGTATCCATAGACAGAATCGCGGAAGAAATAGACACCGACCGGGTGATTATTGACAATTACGCGGCTGGCTTTAAAGCTACTGAACACCTGATCAGCATGGGCTGTACACGCATTGCCCATTTCGGAGGGGCGCAGCACCGCAATATCTACGATGGAAGACAGAGAGGGTATATTGATGCTTTGAAATCACACAACCTTCCCATTGATGAAGACCTTATTGTGCACAATAAACTGAGCATGGAAGAAGGACAAAAAAGCACCGAACATCTTCTGGGCTTGGCTGAACCTCCTGATGGTATATTTTCTGCCAATGATTCGGCCGCAGTAGGTGCAATACAATATGCCAAGGCAAAGGGAATACGCATCCCCCAGGAATTGTCTATCGTAGGGTTTAATGATGACCCTATCTCCTCCATCATTGAACCAAGCCTCACTACTATCTCTCATCCCGCATTTGATATGGGGAAAATAGCAGCCCAGCAAGTGCTCAAAAACCGGGAGCATACGGATATAGTCCAGTCACAAACAATTGTGCTCAAAACTGAACTTATACAGCGTGCCTCCTCCTTAAAAAATGGGGCTGCTGTAAAAAAATAA
- a CDS encoding TRAP transporter substrate-binding protein, protein MSKNFLLQKNCWLLLLLILFACKDKDEVRVLRLGHGLSADHSVHKAMVFMAERLEEKSSGKLQLKIYPSEQLGAERECLEMLQFGSLAMTKVSAAVMESFAEEYKVMGLPYLFESKAHAFKVLDGEIGKEILQSGEKYWLKGLGFYDSGYRSFYTKDRPINTPSDLEGMKVRVMKSNTAIEMVQAMGGSPTPISWGELYTALQSGVVDAAENNPPSFYLSRHYEVCKYYSIDQHTQVPDVFLISQIIWNKLSEEEQQWVQEAADESVERQRVLWEESEQEAMEAVKAAGVEINYPEKSPFQEEVQSVYEDFRENEKLYSLIQRIKAVQ, encoded by the coding sequence ATGAGCAAAAATTTCCTGTTACAAAAAAACTGCTGGCTGTTATTACTGCTGATACTCTTCGCTTGTAAAGATAAAGATGAGGTTAGGGTACTGAGACTCGGTCATGGATTATCAGCCGACCATTCTGTACATAAGGCAATGGTATTTATGGCAGAGCGGCTGGAGGAAAAATCCAGTGGAAAATTACAACTCAAAATTTATCCGAGTGAACAGCTAGGCGCGGAGAGAGAATGTCTGGAGATGCTGCAGTTTGGCAGCCTTGCCATGACCAAAGTATCGGCCGCGGTAATGGAAAGCTTTGCTGAAGAGTACAAAGTAATGGGGCTCCCTTACCTTTTTGAGAGCAAAGCGCACGCCTTCAAGGTGCTGGATGGAGAGATTGGAAAAGAAATCCTGCAGTCGGGAGAAAAGTACTGGCTCAAGGGATTGGGCTTTTATGATTCCGGCTACCGCAGCTTTTACACCAAAGATCGTCCCATCAATACCCCTTCGGATCTGGAAGGCATGAAAGTGAGGGTGATGAAAAGTAATACCGCTATAGAGATGGTACAGGCTATGGGTGGTTCCCCCACGCCTATCTCCTGGGGAGAACTATATACTGCCCTACAAAGTGGCGTGGTAGATGCCGCTGAGAATAATCCGCCCAGCTTTTATTTGTCGCGTCATTACGAAGTCTGTAAATACTATTCTATAGATCAGCATACGCAGGTGCCGGATGTGTTTCTCATCAGCCAGATCATCTGGAACAAACTAAGCGAAGAGGAGCAGCAATGGGTACAGGAAGCAGCCGATGAGTCAGTAGAGCGCCAGCGGGTACTGTGGGAAGAGTCTGAGCAGGAAGCGATGGAAGCTGTAAAGGCGGCCGGTGTGGAAATCAACTATCCTGAAAAATCACCCTTTCAGGAAGAGGTACAATCTGTCTATGAAGATTTTAGAGAGAACGAAAAACTTTATTCCCTTATCCAAAGAATTAAAGCGGTACAATAA